In Acinonyx jubatus isolate Ajub_Pintada_27869175 chromosome B3, VMU_Ajub_asm_v1.0, whole genome shotgun sequence, a genomic segment contains:
- the ARPIN gene encoding LOW QUALITY PROTEIN: arpin (The sequence of the model RefSeq protein was modified relative to this genomic sequence to represent the inferred CDS: inserted 1 base in 1 codon), with amino-acid sequence MSRIYHDSALRNKAVRSARLPGAWEPAAHQGGSGVLLEGGLVDVSRHSILDARGRKERYYVLYIRPSLIHRRKFDPKGNEIEPNFSATKKVNTGFLMSSYKVEAAGDTDRLTPEALKSLXQKPELLALTESLTPDQTVAFWMPESEMGAMELELGIGVRLKTRGDGPFLESLAKLEAGTVTKCNFAGDGKTGASWTDNIMAQKSSEEATAEIREQGDGAEDEEWDD; translated from the exons ATGAGCCGCATCTACCACGACAGCGCCCTCCGGAACAAGGCGGTGCGGAGCGCGCGGCTGCCGGGGGCCTGGGAGCCCGCCGCCCACCAGGG GGGAAGTGGCGTCCTGCTGGAGGGAGGACTGGTGGACGTGTCTCGGCACAGCATCTTGGATGCCCGTGGCAGGAAG GAGCGCTACTACGTGCTCTACATCCGGCCCAGTCTCATCCATCGCCGGAAGTTCGACCCCAAGGGAAACGAAATCGAGCCCAACTTCAGTGCCACCAAGAAGGTGAACACGGGCTTCCTCATGTCGTCCTACA AGGTGGAAGCTGCGGGGGACACGGACAGACTCACGCCCGAGGCGCTGAAGAGCC GGCAAAAGCCAGAACTGCTTGCGCTGACGGAGAGCCTCACCCCCGACCAGACGGTGGCGTTCTGGATGCCCGAGTCAGAGATGGGGGCGATGGAGCTCGAGCTGGGGATCGGGGTACGGCTGAAAACCCGAGGCGACGGCCCCTTCCTGG aGTCATTAGCCAAACTTGAGGCTGGAACAGTGACCAAGTGTAATTTCGCTGGTGATGGAAAGACAGGAGCATCCTGGACGGACAACATCATGGCCCAAAAGTCTTCGGAGGAGGCCACGGCGGAGATCCGCGAGCAGGGGGACGGGGCAGAGGACGAGGAGTGG GATGACTGA